The genomic segment AGACCGGTTTCGTCCCCGCCCTTGCGGATATGACAACTCGGCAGCCTTCTTCGTCCTTCCACTTCATTCTGGGCGTAGGGGACGGGGAGCGCGAAGACGGCGGCAGCTGGTTCCCGCCGGTCAAGGCGGCAGCaggcggccaggtcagccctgAAGGAGGGTGTGTAGAAACCGTAGATGAGCGGGTCACAGCAGGTGTTGAGGTTCCCGAAGAGGAAGAGACTGTGGTGGATGTACTCGGGCGTGAAGTCGACCACTTCGGGCTGGAACCAGTACCACACCCCCAGCAGGTAGTATGGCGTCCAGCACACCACAAAAGACAGCACGATGACCACGGTCATCTTCAGCGTGTTCATCCTGGCCTTGGAGATCCCGTCGCTGCTGCTGCGACGCAGTTCACCTGAGGATGCACAGAAATGCGACACATTTAATTCCTGGTCCTTGAACGACAATTTTCTGTCATGTCACTTGTTCTGCCTTTCACTATATGTTGCTAGCAATCAGAGCTGAAGATGACGACACATGACTTGGAGCAAATCAATCAACTTTCTGGAACTGGACATTGAGCGTGTTTCACCAGTGGCTAGCATGTTACTTGACATGTTGCTTGAGTTACCTTTGTTCCGCATGTGCGTGTTGTTGATATGAAGCATGATGTGGCCATAGCAGCAACTCATCACCAGCAGGGGGATCGCGTACAAGGTGCTGAAGTGGAACATGTTATAGAGCGTTTCCTGCCAACGGACGCTGAAAGTGGCGTGCGTAGCACACTGAGTGAAGTCATCGCCCACCTCGCCCGCCTCCACCTCGCCGAACACAAACAGCTGCAAGTGGGGAGCATCGCATCAGTGTCTGACACCGGGATAGTGTTACGTCATGATAACttgacatcatccatccatccatccatcatctaccgcttatccggggccgggtcgcgggggcaacagctttagcagggaagcccagacttccctctccctagctacttcttccagctctccctgggggatctcgagtcgttcccaggccagctgggtgacatagtctctccagcgtgtcctgggtcttcctcggggtctcctcccggtgggacatgaccggaacacctcaccggggaggcgttcagggggcatccgaatcagatgcccaagccacctcatctggctcctctcgatgtagaggagaagcggctcgactctgagcccctcccggatgactgagcttctcaccttatctctaagggagagcccggacacccctccgtgagtcgtcaccttaccgtggtggaggggtttgtgtgtcccaatgatcctagaagctaagttgtctggggcacATCATGACATCTTAAAATaacacatgttgaaaaaaatgatatcATGACACCGTGACGTGTTGAGAGCATGAAAATGAGATCATGAAAATCTAACACCATAGTGGCTCTCAAAGACCggactctgcccccccccccctccgttctAATGTGTTGTTAGTTTTCTGCAGGAAGCCTTGTAGCATTGCTAGCATTCCGCATGGAAACAAAGTGGTGTTGTTCGCCCAAGCTAGCAGCAGGTGGTCTTCTTCATTAAATTTCCCAGAACATTCTACCCGGGATTATCACTGCAGCATCTGCTAATCGCAAATACTCCGATATAGAATGTTCCACAAGTGTTACAaagtttattttacatttcaacgGCAATGCCGGGTGTTCCCGAGAATTCACGGTTAActgcttttaaaaatgtagcCGACTTGAACTATCCCACTAACGTAGTAACGCCCTCGTCCCCACTCGTCCACTATTTGAACCACTACATTGTTACTACATGAGGTTTCACGCTACTGGTCTCAGTTGTAGCGCCAAAGTACACACCTGTGGCGCAGCAAGCAGCAGACTGAGACTCCAGGCCAACGCCAACATGCGTCTGTTTCTGCACCGAGCACTTAGAGCACGCAGCGGCCGCACAATGGCACGATGGCGGTCCAGGCCGATGACCACCAGCGCCGAGGCCGAAGCGTACATGGCCAACAGTTTCAGGAAGCTGAGCAGCTTACACAAGGCATCACCCCCGTACCACTGCACCGTGGCATTCCACGCTACATCCAGAGGCATCACCACAAAGGTCATCATCAGGTCGGCCGAAGCCAGGCTGACCATGAGCGGTCTTAGACGAGTGGCCGAATGACGGCGGCCGCGCACGCCGCACACACTGGCCATCAGCGCCAGGTTGCCAGCGGCGGCCACGACAAACAGGAGTGCTGTGGCGCCAACACGGAAGCGAGCTGCTGCCCCGAATGTGGGGGCCTCCCATTGGGTCACGTTGGCGGGGGACCAGACCGGTGGTGACCGCTGTCCAGGCATTCTTGGAGTGAGCGCCGCTGCACCGACAAGGTCGAAAGATGaccgggagagagagagagagagagagagacagacagagagcaGCTCAACTTTAGGTCCTGCCTTTTATCAAGCTCCACCCCTTTGCTGCCTGGCAAACCAGCTCGAAGATACATAGCCCACATAtgtacatgcaaacacacacacacacacacacacacacacacaagtatacACTAATGCACAAACACGTGACACACACAAGAACCTACTTTTGAAACCCATCCCTAGCAATCGGTgaacaaatcattttttaattcttgGAGCGCTGTTGATGTGGAATGCCGTCAGCGGAAATCCTAACAGGGAGTGTCAATTGCCATCAAAAACAGAATGGGCAGAGAAAATCCTTGGTCAGATGGGGTTTGATCATTAATTTAAGCCaagaaagttttaaaaaatacataattaaacatttgctccggccaGCAGATCACAGCATTCAAACTTTTTGGGTGGAGCTCACCACATGTCAGAACGATGTGGAAGCTTCTTCTAAAACATGGCAGACCCTCAGAATTGTATGGAAGTGTGTAGCCACCAATgtggaataaaaatattttgactggaAAATAAGTTTAAATGCATTCAGACGTACTCCTAATACGTTCGAACATACTTGGAAATAGGTTTGAATGTAAATGTAGGGTAAATGCGACAAACGTAGCATTTTTCACTAATTCCACGGGGTATTGATTTACACTTGCAGTATGGGAAAAATGCCAAACTTAAATCATGTACTGCAGCCATAATAAATCcataaaattacaaatgaaCCGTGTTTAATCATTTAATAGTCAAACGTCTAAATTATTAGGAGGAAAGAAGATGAAATGAAGGATCACTGTTCCATAATTCGTTacaagctttgtgtgtgtgtgcgttttcaaTAGCTTTGAAGTTGTCAGAAATGTGACGAATTTTCACCCGTGCTGCGGTCAGCCAATAGGAAACGTTTCCTATCTGTCGACCAATGAGAGACAGGCGCGAGCTTTCAAACCTAAAGCGGAAGTAGCTTACTTGTTTGCTGTTGGCTGTTGAGTCGCTGCTGTCATCTCATCAGTCAGTTTTGTCGCGGTCGTATTTCAagctttgatttatttaaaaactttcattcgatTCCGCCTTTGGGGAAGGCAAAGTTTGACTTGATTCCGCTTGTGTGGGAGCGACGACGTCAAACATGGCGGAGTCCAATTCTCAGATTCACTGTGAGTTACTAGCGTCCTCGTCTGCTTCGGAAATGCGATTATTTCATCAATTTACTTTGTTTGTCCTTACGACCGTATCcagaatgtatgtgtgtgtgtgcgtctgtgtgttcgtgcgtttgtgtgtgtgtgtgtgtgtatgtgattttttggggggttggggggctgcctgcctgcctgcctgccgaAAGTTTTCCAAGTTGCTTGTTTTGTCCGATGAGCAGATGGCCGTCTGACAGCCGAGGAGATGGATGAGCAGAGGCTCCAAAATGTGGCCTATCACTACTTGTGTCGACTGGAGGAGGCAAAAAGGTCACCCGCTCATTTGTTCACGTATTCTTCATAGACACCCTGTCTTATATATGTGCATTACGCCAGGGTGGGGTTAGAAACTTCTATGCCACTGATTCATGCGAATGGCTACCAGTACAGGTCTGAACTGACAAATTTGACGCAAACTACTGTA from the Hippocampus zosterae strain Florida chromosome 5, ASM2543408v3, whole genome shotgun sequence genome contains:
- the LOC127600831 gene encoding gonadotropin-releasing hormone II receptor-like, which gives rise to MPGQRSPPVWSPANVTQWEAPTFGAAARFRVGATALLFVVAAAGNLALMASVCGVRGRRHSATRLRPLMVSLASADLMMTFVVMPLDVAWNATVQWYGGDALCKLLSFLKLLAMYASASALVVIGLDRHRAIVRPLRALSARCRNRRMLALAWSLSLLLAAPQLFVFGEVEAGEVGDDFTQCATHATFSVRWQETLYNMFHFSTLYAIPLLVMSCCYGHIMLHINNTHMRNKGELRRSSSDGISKARMNTLKMTVVIVLSFVVCWTPYYLLGVWYWFQPEVVDFTPEYIHHSLFLFGNLNTCCDPLIYGFYTPSFRADLAACCRLDRREPAAAVFALPVPYAQNEVEGRRRLPSCHIRKGGDETGLGAPPPTCGEHQA